The segment GCAGACCTCTTGAAGAGTATATTTAAGTTTGTAATGAAAAACTAAGAAAATAATAATAAAGCAATATTTCACCTCAACAGCAAACCTTTAATGCTCTCACTCAAATATCTCAAACCCCAACTTATCCTTCAAAACATTACATCCTGAAAACACAGTATTCCAGAAACCATGTCCCTGAAAAATATAATCGTCAAAGGTGCCAAGGAGCACAACCTGAAGAATATCGATCTCGTATTCCCCCGTGACAAACTGATAGTCATTACAGGGCTCAGCGGATCAGGAAAATCATCCCTTGCATTTGATACTATATATGCAGAGGGACAGAGGCGATACGTGGAATCCCTTTCAGCTTATGCGAGGCAGTTCCTGGGACTGATGGAAAAACCGGACGTTGAGTACATCGAAGGACTTTCCCCTGCGATATCCATCGAGCAGAAGACAACCAGCAAGAACCCGCGTTCCACTGTGGGAACGGTTACCGAGATCTATGACTACCTCAGGCTGCTCTATGCAAGGATCGGAATCAGGCATTGCCCTAAATGTGGCAAGATCATCGAACCTCAGAGTGTTGACCAGATCGTTGACAGCATAATGAAGATAGAAGAAGGTTCTAAGGTCCATATCCTTGCACCCCTTGTGAGGGAACGTAAAGGTGAGTACAAGAAACTGCTCACGGACCTCCGGGGAGAAGGGTTTGCACGCGCAAGGGTGGATGGAGAGATCGTATCACTGGATGATGCCGAGACCATCGAACTTGGACGATACTACAAGCACAACATCGAAGTGGTTGTGGACAGGCTTGCCATCAAGAAAGGCATCGAAGAAAGATTGTCGGATTCCGTGGAGACTGCGCTTGAGAAGAGTGGCGGTACCCTGATGGTGCATGTTCTTGACGGCGAGGAGATGGTGTTCAGCGAAAACCTCGCATGTACGGACTGTGGGATCGGATTTGAGGAAATGGAACCTTCTGCGTTCTCGTTCAACAGCCCTCAGGGTGCCTGTGAGGAATGCCACGGACTTGGGACTTCAATGGAGTTCGACCCCGAACTTATCGTTCCTGACCCCACCCTGACATTGAGAGAAGGTGCCATCGAGCACTGGAGCAAGAAAGACGGCTACTACATGCAGGCACTGGAATCCGTGGGACAGTATTTCGGATTCTCACTGGATATGCCCTTCGAGGAGCTTGAACAAAAGCACAAGGACATAATCTTCAACGGTACCAATGAAATGATCAACTACGTGCACATCGGTAAGAACGGTGGCATGTGGAAGCATAAAGGTCGTTTCCGGGGAGTCATCTCCAATATTTCAAAAACCTATGATAATACCGAATCCGAGAACACGAAGGACAGGTTGCGGAAGTATATCACAACCAAGCCATGTACTACCTGTAGTGGCAACAGGCTGAAACCCGCCAGCCTTGCTGTGACCATCAACGACAGCAACATCATCCAGGTAACGCAGATGTCTGTGGAGACCTCATTGCAGTTCTTCGAGGAACTGGAGCCAACCCTCACCCCACGTGAGTATTCCATTGCACGGCTGATCCTCAAAGAGATCAAGGCAAGGCTTGGTTTCCTCATGGACGTCGGACTTGATTATCTTACATTGAGCCGTTCAGCAGCAACCCTGTCAGGAGGAGAGGCACAGCGTATCAGGCTTGCCACCCAGATCGGGTCCAGCCTCATGGGCGTGCTGTATATCCTTGATGAGCCAAGCATAGGACTGCACCAGAGGGACAATCTCAGGCTTATCAATACGCTGAAACATCTTCGTGATATCGGCAACACGGTAGTTGTCGTGGAGCATGACGAAGAGACGATAATGAATTCAGATCACGTGGTCGATATGGGACCAGGTGCAGGTATCCACGGCGGAGAGGTTGTGGCAGAGGGGACGCCTGAAGAGATCATGGCACACCCTGATTCTCTCACCGGTCAGTACATGAGCGGAAAGCTTGAGATCGCAGTGCCTGAGAAGAGGCGCAAGCCCATCGGCAAACTTGTGCTAAAGGGTGCATCACAGAACAACCTTAAGGGAATTGATGTGAAGTTCCCGCTTGGTGTTATGGCATGTGTTACCGGCGTATCCGGATCAGGAAAGAGCACACTTATCAATGAGACCCTCAACAAGGTGCTTGCACAGAAGCTCCACCGTGCAAGGGACAGGCCTGGCAAGTACAAGGAGATCAAGGGTCTTGACCTGATAGACAAGGTCATCACCATCGACCAGTCACCGATCGGAAGGACACCTCGCTCCAATCCTGCCACCTACACCAATCTTTTCACTCCAATCAGGGAGCTATTTGCACAGACAAAGATGGCAAAGGCACGCGGTTACAAACCCGGAAGGTTTAGCTTCAATGTCCGCGGTGGCAGGTGTGAGACCTGTTCAGGTGACGGTATAATTACGATAGAGATGCACTTTTTGCCTGACGTCTATGTGCCCTGTGAGGTCTGTCATGGAAAACGGTACAACCGTGAGACACTAGAGGTCACCTATAAGGAAAAAACCATTGCAGATGTACTGGATATGACCGTGGAGGAAGCACTGGAATTCTTTGAGAACATACCGAAGATCAAAAGGAAGCTTCAGACACTCTACGATGTTGGTCTTGGATACATCAAACTGGGACAGTCCTCAACAACCCTCTCAGGAGGAGAAGCTCAACGTGTTAAGCTGGCAACCGAGCTTAGCAGGCGTTCCACCGGCAAGACGGTCTATATCCTTGATGAGCCCACAACCGGACTTCACTTTGATGATGTGAACAAGTTGCTTGATGTGCTTCAGAGACTTGTGGATGCAGGTAATACGGTCATAGTGATCGAACACAACCTCGATGTCATCAAGACAGCGGACTGGGTCATCGACCTGGGTCCGGAAGGTGGAGAACGTGGCGGAACCATCGTTGCTGAAGGCACACCTGAGAAGCTTGCAAAGAGCAAGGTGTCCTATACAGGAGAATTCCTGAAACGGGTGCTCAAAAAATAAATTAAAAACTTAAAAGTGGTTAAAAAACATAGAATCCTGAAAACTAAAAGGTAAAAAAGATATCTGACCCATCGTCAGATATCATGACCTTCAAAACATGAAAGACAGACCATCTGTCCGTTCTTTACACGAAGGCGCGTTTCCATCGTTTCTTCGCCACATTCCGCACATGCTATAGACCGATAGACCATGGCCTTTTCAGGCGGTTCGATCTCGACGTTTGTTGCAGTGAACAGTTCCTCATCCGGAATTTCAAGGATCGCAAGACCTCTTTCTGCATGCCTTTGCTTGAACTCTTCTTTTTCCTCATCAGTGGCAGTTCCATTTCTTACTTTTGGGAAAAGCTCGTTGTATCGAGGATCTTCCCTGCGCTGGCGGGGATTTATTGAGATCCTGAGCGCTTCAGGGTTTCCTCTCTTGAAGAAGGTGTAGACATGTTTGCCAAGGTCCCTGAACACGAGGTTGCCTTTTCCAAAAGTGCAGCCATTGACCACCTGGATAGCATCCACACTACATGACTTGTTCTCAACAATGACTACAAGTTCCTCGTCCTCAGCCCGGTCCTTGAACTTATCAGCTGCATAGGTTGCAACCCTATAACCAATAACAAGTCCAGGGCAGAGATGCCCGTGGAACTTTACAACATCTTCCAGTTCCATGATGTCACCTTAGAACTGGCTTCTGATCTTTGCAACGACGTTCTCAACCTGTGTAACTGAGGTACCGATATACCTGTCAGGGTTTACAAGGTCTGTGATGTCATCCTCACTAAGGTATTGTGTGACATCTGGCTTGGCCAGAAGAACATCCTTGAGGTGTTTGCCAGACTCGTGTGCCTCCATTGCGGAGCTTCTCACGATCTCGTGGGCTTCCTGCCTTCCCACACCACGCTTTGCAAGCTCGATCATGATAGCTTCACCCATGTTAAGGCCACGGAGAAGGTCAAGGTTCTTGCGGATGTTCTCAGGATAGAACCTGAGGTTCTCGATTACACCAATGGCCAGCTTGAGGAGGTGGTCGGTCAGCACACAGCTTTCCGGGAAAACTACCCTTTCACAGGAGGAGTTGGTGAGGTCACGCTCATCCCAGAGAGTGTTGTTCAGGAGCTCAGGCTCGACCATTGAACGGACGATACGTGCCAGACCACTGATCTGTTCTGACTTAATAGGGTTCCTCTTGTGAGGCATGGTGGAAGATCCAACCTGTTTCTTGCGGAAGCTTTCCTCGACCTCTGCGATCTCGCTTCTCTGGAGGGAACGAATCTCCACTGCGATCTTGTCAAGGGTTGTTACTGTGTTTGCCATCCACATGACGAACTCTGCATGGCGGTCACGCTGGATGATCTGGTTTGATACATCGACACTGCCAAGACCAAGGTATTCCATTGCATGTTTCTGGATCTCGATTCCGTCCTGGCCGAATGCTGCCTGTGTGCCCACAGCTCCGGTCATCTGGCCTACCAGAAGACGTGGTGTGAGCTGACCCAGACGCTCGAGGTGTCTTGACATCTCACTTGCCCAGATAGCAAACCTGAGACCGTATGTTGTCGGGACACCGATCTGACCGTGTGTTCTTCCTGCACAGACAGTGTTCTTGTGCTCTTCTGCCTTTGTGAGCAGGACATCCAGAAGTGTGCGTACCTTGTCCTCAAGGATAGCAACTGCATCCATCATCTGAAGAGCGGTGGCTGTGTCCAGTATATCGTTGGATGTTGCACCAAAGTGTACCCATTTGGCAGCATCCTCGGTGCACTGCTCGGAGATAGCGAGGACGATGGCCATCATATCATGGTGGATCTCATCTTCTATCTCTGTGACCCTTTCCAGTTTGACAGAGCCAATGCTGTGCTCGATCGCATTTGCAGCTTCAACAGGTACAATACCTACCTTTGCTTCAGCCTGTGAAAGAGCTGCCTCGGTCTTTAAGAGCTTTTCAAGGCGGTTTGCCTCACTCCAGACATATTTCATTTCGTCGGTACCGTAACGATATTCAATAGGATGGATTGCCATATCTTTTGGTCTCCTTGGATTGTGAAATTAAATTTACCAATGAACTATATGGGGTACATAAACAACAAACCCATAAATAAGCTTTGAGCATGAGATCCATTCAGAGTTAGACCATTTTTCAAGAGTGACTAAAAAGACAATGTTTATCTATTGATAAATGCCATAAATTATATTGAGAACAGGGGGAAGCTATTGTGGAAAAATTACATGTGTTCCTTGAAAAGCTTGACAACAATGAGTTTACAACTAAGGATATTGACCTGCTTTTAAAGCAGATGTCAGGAGATGCAAAACAGGGTGCCATTAGAATGTCAAAGGATGACAGGCAATGGTTGCAGACATATGCATTCGGACTCCAGCAATTTGAGGTCATGTGTGGCGAGAACCCATCCAGGATGAGAGCCGGCGACTGGAGACAGGTTGTAGAGGACTTCAGCAAGGTCAGGTTCTTTGTAGATGATATGGAAGAAAGAGGGCTTGTAAAGAACGTGTTCTGGAATGTGGAAGGAATAGTTACGTTCGATATACCGGATAATTTCGGATACAGGAACTTCATTTATTGCAGGATCAAAAGCTATCTTGAGAAACTGTATGCTCCGGAAAAATAATATAATAACTGATCCAACAAGCTTTTCAAACCAGTAAAGTTACTACTTCAACAACGCCAATAGCTACAGAAAGGGCAGTATAATAGAGCGGGCCTGCCGGGAATCGAACCCGGGTTCTAAGCTCCGGAGGCTAAAGTGATATCCACTACACTACAGGCCCACGATAGGAGCATCTTAAGCTCTCATCAAGTGTTTCAATTGTAACTGGTCCTAGGATAAACCAGTTATTATATTATTGTTTTGGACACACGCTTAAAGGATAAGCAAGAAAGCTCAAGGAGAAGATCCTGGAAATACATCCAGAGATTACTCCATTGATATAACATTATTCAATCAAATACAATAGTTCATTGATATAATTTTATTGTTGAAAACATATTAATACGCAATTCAATACATTACAGCATGGATATAATGGAGTCATTACCATACAATATTTGCAAAAACGACCTTATTCATGAGTAAAATGATAATGAAAAAAGAAGATCAAGCCTCTGAAGATTCTCAACAGATTGCAGATCTGGAACAAACTATCAGGGAACTCAAAAATGAGATAGACCTTGTCAAAAGAGGATTCACTGAAAAAGAAGAGTTCTACAAGCTACATCTTGAGAACCTGAACGATGTTGTCTTTAGTATAGACAACGAGGGCAATTTTACATATATCAGTCCTGCTATTGAAAACTTCACCGACTATATCCCAGAAGAAGTGATAGGTACTTCTTTTACAAAATATATCCATCCTGAGGACCTTCCCGGCCTTATTGAAGATATGGACAGGACAATTAAAGGTGAACATAAACCTTACATGTTCAGGGTGATCGCAAAATCCGGAAAGACAACTCACGTACACACATCTTCAAAAGTGATCATCAAGGACGGAGGAATCACCGGACTTAGCGGAATAATGGTAAATATTGATCGTCTCAAAAAGGTCGAATTTGAGCTAATGAAAGAAAAGGAAAAAGCTCAGCATTATTTGAACGTATCAAATGTGATCTTCATCGCTATTGACAGATTTCAGAATATCACTCTCATGAACAGGAAAGCGGAGGAAGTCCTGGGGTATTCTGAAAATGAGATCCTCGGAAAGAACTGGTTCGATCTGTTCATATCTGAAGAGATCTCAGAAGAGCTGAAGGAGATATTCAGTCAAATAATAGCAGGGGAAGTTGAACTTTTTGAATATCACGACAATCCCGTTGTCACAAGATCAGGCCAGGAAAGAATTATTTCCTGGCATAACTCGTTGCTTTATGACAGTAATGGACATATCACAGGACTTCTTGCTTCAGGCATCGATGTCACTGAGAAGAAGATCGCAGAAAAAGAACTTCTATCTGCAAAACTTGAGGCCGAAACTGCAAATCAGGCAAAGACCATCTTTATTGCAAACATGAGCCATGAGTTACGCACACCTCTTAACGCAGTAATCGGTTTTTCTGAGATCCTTCTTGAAAGAAAATTCGGAGATATCAATGAAAGGCAGGAAAAATACCTTTCAAATATAAATTCCAGTGGAAAACGCTTGCTTGATGCATTTAATTTAATGCTGGAACTTTCAAAGATCGAATCAGAAGTTTTTGAACTGGAATACAACACAATTGAAGTAAGCGAATTCATCAATGGACTGCGGGAACATTTCGTACCAATGATCCGGGAAAAGCAGCAGGAATTGTCATTTGACGTCAACACAGATGTAAAATATATGGTAGTTGATATTGAAAAACTAAAGCATAGTATCGCTCACCTTATCGAGAACGCAAGTAAATTCTCACAAACTGATTCTCCTATTAAGGTAGAGGTACACGATACCGGCAAAGATATTGTTTTCGAGATATCAGACAAAGGCATCGGGATATCTGAAGAGAACATTGATAAGCTCTTCGACCCATTTACTCAGATCGATTCATCTTCAACAAGAACCTACGGAGGAATGGGTCTTGGACTATGCCTTGCAAAAAAGCACTCAGAAATGCATGGCGGATCACTCAGTGTAAGCAGTGAGTTGAATAAAGGTAGCACTTTTACTTTTACAATACCAATAAAACCTGAGATCAAAAAGTAAATCGGTCTGAAAAAAAAGATGATATAAAAAGGATCATTCCTTTGAAACATCATAGTAGCATCTTTTAGGAGAATATACCAGGCCTTTCTTTTTCAGGGATGCGATTGTTTTACTAACAAGTTTGCTTTCAAGACCTGTGGACTCTGCAATGTCGCCTGGTCTTAGGGATTTGTCTGAGCTTTCCAGAGCATTCAGTACTGCAGATTCTGTTTCAGTTAATGTTTCTTCACTCATGATTCAACCTCACACTGATATGGAAATGTGATGATATAAACGTTTTCTAGAGATGATAAAAACAAACGATAAGAATAGATAGAGCTCACACTCAGAATTTTAGAAAATAAATTAAGAAATAGGGAGGAGAGATGTTACAGATAAATATCTGTAACGTTGTTCCATTTCGTTTTGAACAATATCGGCGTACTTAGTTCTGAAGTACGATCTCGATATTGATGTCTTTTGGAACCTGAATCCTCATGAGCTGCCTTAATGCGCGCTCATCAGCTGCGATGTCAATAAGTCTTTTGTGGACACGCATCTCCCAGTGGTCCCATGATGCTGTACCGTCGCCGCTAGGGCTCTTCCTTACAGGAACTACCAATTTCTTTGTTGGCAGAGGTACTGGACCGGATATGCTTACTCCAGTGCGGTTTGCGATGGCTTTCACCTGTTCACAAACACCGTCCAGATTCACAGGACTTGTTCCTGATAATCGTATTCTTGCTTTCTGTGCCATGTTCGTCTCCTCTAAAAAGAAAGAGAAGAGTGTTTATTTCTGTGAAACACTCATGCACATACCGGCAGCGATTGTCATACCCATATCACGGATAGCGAATCTGCCGAGCTGTGGAATCTCTTTTACAGGCTCAATGCACATTGGCCTGGTTGGTCTGATTGTAACGATTGCTGCATCTCCAGCCTTGATGAAGGTTGGGTTCTCTTCCTTGACCTGACCGGTCTTTGGATCGAGCTTCTTGTCAATGGACATGAGAGTACATGCAGTCTGAGTGGTGTGGCAGTGGAATACAGGTGTGTATCCGACTGTGATAGCGGATGGGTGCTGAAGGACAACGATCTGTCCGGTAAACTCATCAGCTACCGATGGTGGCTTCTCTGCAGGACCACATACGTCACCTCTCCTGACATCGTTCTTTCCGATACCTCTTACGTTCCAACCGATGTTGTCACCAGGTACAGCCTGATCGACTTCCTCGTGGTGCATCTCAATGGATTTTACTTCACCAGTTGCGCCACTTGGCATGAATGCGACCTTCTGGCCTTTCTTCATGATACCGGTCTCTACCCTACCTACTGGAACGGTACCGATACCGGAGATGGTGTATGCATCCTGTACTGGGATACGGAGTGGAAGTGTGTCTGGCTTTTCTGGCTCCTTAAGCTCGTTGAGGCAGGCAAGAAGGGATGGACCCTTGTACCATGGAGTGTTTGAGCTTGATTCTGTGATGTTGTCACCCTCGAATGCGGAGGTTGGGACGAATGGAACTTCGTCTGCCTTGAATCCTACCATACCGAGGAGCTGGCTTACTTCTTCCTTGACCTGGTTGTACCTGTCCTCGCTGTAGTCAGCTGCGTCCATCTTGTTAACAGCAACGATAAGCTGGTTGATACCAAGGGTTCTTGAAAGGAACACGTGCTCCTTTGTCTGTGCCATTACACCGTCAGGTGCTGCTACGACAAGAACAGCTGCATCTGCCTGGGATGCACCGGTGATCATGTTCTTTACGAAGTCACGGTGACCTGGACAGTCCACGACTGTGAAGTAGAACTTGTCGGTGTCGAATCTCTTGTGGGAGATATCGATGGTTACTCCTCTCTCACGCTCTTCCTTGAGTGAGTCCATAACCCATGCGAAAGCGAAGGATTCTTTTCCTTTCTCTTTTGCCTCTGCCCTGTATTTCTCGATAAGGTGAGCAGGTACTGCGCCTGTCTCGAACATTAATCTTCCGACAAATGTTGACTTACCGTGGTCAACGTGACCAATAACTGCTAAGTTCATGTGTGGTTTCTCAGCCATAATATATTCTCCTTTATGTTTTGATTGTTAGATAGTATATCTATAATTTTGACCTAGATTGTTGTTTCTGCTTTTAAACCTTTCCAACGGATAGGACATTTCATAACAAAAAGATGGATAAAATATCCATCTTACATGCTCATGAAGTCCTGTGCCTGTGGAAGGTCCTTCTTGAGTCCCTTGCGTTCACGGATACCTGAAACTACTTCGCTGATCATATTAGTTGGAAGTGGTTCGAATCCTGCGAACTCTGTGCTCCACATTGCACGGCCTTCGGTTGCGGATCTGATGTCACCGGCAAATCCGAAAAGCTCGGATACTGGTGCCTTGGACTCGATGATTGTTGTGTCACCTTCGGATGTCATGTTGACAATGATACCACGACGTCCCTGGATCTCCTTTGTAGCTCCACCCATCTGCTCCTGTGGAGTCTGGATGAATACTTTCTGGTATGGCTCGAAGAGTGTATCATCTGCCATGAGCATTGCTGCCTGGATTGCCTGCCTTGATGCAGGAATTACCTGTGCAGGACCTCTGTGGACAGCATCCTCGTGGAGCTTTGCGTCCATGAGCTTTACCTTTACACCCATGCATGGTTCCTTTGAAAGTGGACCGCCTTTCATAACTTCGACGAATCCTTCAAGGACAAGTTCCATTGTTTCGTTCAGGTGCTGGATACCTTTGGTCATATCGAAGTAAGCATTGCTCTCAAAGATGTCAGCAATCCTCTTTGCTTCTTCCTTGTCCATACCTGCTGCAATGAGCTTCTCCCTTCTTTCAAGTTCAGGCATTCTCATAGAGATCTCGCCGCCACGGATAAGCTCACGTACTTCAGGCTCAAGTGGCTCGACAACAACATAGAATCTGTTGTGCCTGTTAGGGGATTTACCCTCAACTGGACCTGCTGTTCCTGTGATGGTCTCACGGTATACCACAATAGGCGGAGTTGTTGTGATCTCTACACCCTTGTCACGCTCGATCCTGTGAGCAATGACCTCAAGGTGAAGTTCACCCATACCTGCCATGAGGTGTTCACCGGTCTCTTCATCCAGTGTGATCTTAAGTGTTGGGTCTTCCTTTGCGACCTGACGCAGAACCTCAACGAGCTTTGGAAGATCTTTCATGTGTTTTGCTTCCACAGCTACGGTAACTACAGGCTCGCTTGCATGTCTGATACTCTCGAATGGAGACATGCCTTCAAGGGTTGTGACGGTAGAACCGACAATAGCATCCCTAAGACCTGTTACTGCAGCAATGTTACCTGCAGGGATCTCATCCACTTCAAGTCTCTCAGGGCCCATGAAAACACCGACCTGCTGGATCCTGTTCTGCTTTGCTGCACCAGTTACGTAAACTTCCATACCACGTGTGAGTGAACCACTGAAAAGCCTTCCAGTTGCAACTTCTCCTGCATGTGGGTCCATGGAAATATCGGTTACCATGAATGCAAGGTCTCCCTTTGCATTAGCGTCAGCCATCTCCTTACCGATACCTGTTGTAAGGTCACCGTGCCAGATAACACCGACCCTGTCTTCCTGAGCGTCGATAGGACTTGGAAGGAACCTGATGACCATATCGTTAACTGCTTCGTGGAGTGGGCATTTCTCTGCAAGTGCCTTC is part of the Methanococcoides methylutens MM1 genome and harbors:
- a CDS encoding PAS domain-containing sensor histidine kinase — translated: MSKMIMKKEDQASEDSQQIADLEQTIRELKNEIDLVKRGFTEKEEFYKLHLENLNDVVFSIDNEGNFTYISPAIENFTDYIPEEVIGTSFTKYIHPEDLPGLIEDMDRTIKGEHKPYMFRVIAKSGKTTHVHTSSKVIIKDGGITGLSGIMVNIDRLKKVEFELMKEKEKAQHYLNVSNVIFIAIDRFQNITLMNRKAEEVLGYSENEILGKNWFDLFISEEISEELKEIFSQIIAGEVELFEYHDNPVVTRSGQERIISWHNSLLYDSNGHITGLLASGIDVTEKKIAEKELLSAKLEAETANQAKTIFIANMSHELRTPLNAVIGFSEILLERKFGDINERQEKYLSNINSSGKRLLDAFNLMLELSKIESEVFELEYNTIEVSEFINGLREHFVPMIREKQQELSFDVNTDVKYMVVDIEKLKHSIAHLIENASKFSQTDSPIKVEVHDTGKDIVFEISDKGIGISEENIDKLFDPFTQIDSSSTRTYGGMGLGLCLAKKHSEMHGGSLSVSSELNKGSTFTFTIPIKPEIKK
- the uvrA gene encoding excinuclease ABC subunit UvrA, whose product is MSLKNIIVKGAKEHNLKNIDLVFPRDKLIVITGLSGSGKSSLAFDTIYAEGQRRYVESLSAYARQFLGLMEKPDVEYIEGLSPAISIEQKTTSKNPRSTVGTVTEIYDYLRLLYARIGIRHCPKCGKIIEPQSVDQIVDSIMKIEEGSKVHILAPLVRERKGEYKKLLTDLRGEGFARARVDGEIVSLDDAETIELGRYYKHNIEVVVDRLAIKKGIEERLSDSVETALEKSGGTLMVHVLDGEEMVFSENLACTDCGIGFEEMEPSAFSFNSPQGACEECHGLGTSMEFDPELIVPDPTLTLREGAIEHWSKKDGYYMQALESVGQYFGFSLDMPFEELEQKHKDIIFNGTNEMINYVHIGKNGGMWKHKGRFRGVISNISKTYDNTESENTKDRLRKYITTKPCTTCSGNRLKPASLAVTINDSNIIQVTQMSVETSLQFFEELEPTLTPREYSIARLILKEIKARLGFLMDVGLDYLTLSRSAATLSGGEAQRIRLATQIGSSLMGVLYILDEPSIGLHQRDNLRLINTLKHLRDIGNTVVVVEHDEETIMNSDHVVDMGPGAGIHGGEVVAEGTPEEIMAHPDSLTGQYMSGKLEIAVPEKRRKPIGKLVLKGASQNNLKGIDVKFPLGVMACVTGVSGSGKSTLINETLNKVLAQKLHRARDRPGKYKEIKGLDLIDKVITIDQSPIGRTPRSNPATYTNLFTPIRELFAQTKMAKARGYKPGRFSFNVRGGRCETCSGDGIITIEMHFLPDVYVPCEVCHGKRYNRETLEVTYKEKTIADVLDMTVEEALEFFENIPKIKRKLQTLYDVGLGYIKLGQSSTTLSGGEAQRVKLATELSRRSTGKTVYILDEPTTGLHFDDVNKLLDVLQRLVDAGNTVIVIEHNLDVIKTADWVIDLGPEGGERGGTIVAEGTPEKLAKSKVSYTGEFLKRVLKK
- the purB gene encoding adenylosuccinate lyase, which produces MAIHPIEYRYGTDEMKYVWSEANRLEKLLKTEAALSQAEAKVGIVPVEAANAIEHSIGSVKLERVTEIEDEIHHDMMAIVLAISEQCTEDAAKWVHFGATSNDILDTATALQMMDAVAILEDKVRTLLDVLLTKAEEHKNTVCAGRTHGQIGVPTTYGLRFAIWASEMSRHLERLGQLTPRLLVGQMTGAVGTQAAFGQDGIEIQKHAMEYLGLGSVDVSNQIIQRDRHAEFVMWMANTVTTLDKIAVEIRSLQRSEIAEVEESFRKKQVGSSTMPHKRNPIKSEQISGLARIVRSMVEPELLNNTLWDERDLTNSSCERVVFPESCVLTDHLLKLAIGVIENLRFYPENIRKNLDLLRGLNMGEAIMIELAKRGVGRQEAHEIVRSSAMEAHESGKHLKDVLLAKPDVTQYLSEDDITDLVNPDRYIGTSVTQVENVVAKIRSQF
- a CDS encoding elongation factor EF-2 gives rise to the protein MGRRKKMVERVTTLMSNPVMIRNIGIVAHIDHGKTTLSDNLLGGAGMISKDLAGRQLFMDSDEEEQERGITIDSANVSMVHDYEGEEYLINLIDTPGHVDFGGDVTRAMRAVDGAVVVIDAVEGTMPQTETVLRQALKEHVKPVLFINKVDRLINELQVDAQEMQIRLGKLIDHVNKLIKGMNEERYNAGWKVNAAEGTVAFGSALYNWAISVPMMQKTGVSFGDVFNYCRDEDMKALAEKCPLHEAVNDMVIRFLPSPIDAQEDRVGVIWHGDLTTGIGKEMADANAKGDLAFMVTDISMDPHAGEVATGRLFSGSLTRGMEVYVTGAAKQNRIQQVGVFMGPERLEVDEIPAGNIAAVTGLRDAIVGSTVTTLEGMSPFESIRHASEPVVTVAVEAKHMKDLPKLVEVLRQVAKEDPTLKITLDEETGEHLMAGMGELHLEVIAHRIERDKGVEITTTPPIVVYRETITGTAGPVEGKSPNRHNRFYVVVEPLEPEVRELIRGGEISMRMPELERREKLIAAGMDKEEAKRIADIFESNAYFDMTKGIQHLNETMELVLEGFVEVMKGGPLSKEPCMGVKVKLMDAKLHEDAVHRGPAQVIPASRQAIQAAMLMADDTLFEPYQKVFIQTPQEQMGGATKEIQGRRGIIVNMTSEGDTTIIESKAPVSELFGFAGDIRSATEGRAMWSTEFAGFEPLPTNMISEVVSGIRERKGLKKDLPQAQDFMSM
- the rpsJ gene encoding 30S ribosomal protein S10 — protein: MAQKARIRLSGTSPVNLDGVCEQVKAIANRTGVSISGPVPLPTKKLVVPVRKSPSGDGTASWDHWEMRVHKRLIDIAADERALRQLMRIQVPKDINIEIVLQN
- the tuf gene encoding translation elongation factor EF-1 subunit alpha, with amino-acid sequence MMAEKPHMNLAVIGHVDHGKSTFVGRLMFETGAVPAHLIEKYRAEAKEKGKESFAFAWVMDSLKEERERGVTIDISHKRFDTDKFYFTVVDCPGHRDFVKNMITGASQADAAVLVVAAPDGVMAQTKEHVFLSRTLGINQLIVAVNKMDAADYSEDRYNQVKEEVSQLLGMVGFKADEVPFVPTSAFEGDNITESSSNTPWYKGPSLLACLNELKEPEKPDTLPLRIPVQDAYTISGIGTVPVGRVETGIMKKGQKVAFMPSGATGEVKSIEMHHEEVDQAVPGDNIGWNVRGIGKNDVRRGDVCGPAEKPPSVADEFTGQIVVLQHPSAITVGYTPVFHCHTTQTACTLMSIDKKLDPKTGQVKEENPTFIKAGDAAIVTIRPTRPMCIEPVKEIPQLGRFAIRDMGMTIAAGMCMSVSQK
- a CDS encoding FmdE family protein, which gives rise to MELEDVVKFHGHLCPGLVIGYRVATYAADKFKDRAEDEELVVIVENKSCSVDAIQVVNGCTFGKGNLVFRDLGKHVYTFFKRGNPEALRISINPRQRREDPRYNELFPKVRNGTATDEEKEEFKQRHAERGLAILEIPDEELFTATNVEIEPPEKAMVYRSIACAECGEETMETRLRVKNGQMVCLSCFEGHDI
- a CDS encoding helix-turn-helix domain-containing protein, which gives rise to MSEETLTETESAVLNALESSDKSLRPGDIAESTGLESKLVSKTIASLKKKGLVYSPKRCYYDVSKE